A single genomic interval of Cupriavidus sp. MP-37 harbors:
- a CDS encoding NADH-quinone oxidoreductase subunit NuoF: MSTVTTLFVPRDSTALALGADAVARAIAREAAARGEAVRIVRNGSRGMFWLEPQVEVQTDAGRVAYGPVSAADVPGLFDAGLLRGGAHALAQGPTDEIPFLKRQERLTFARVGITDPLSLDDYRAHEGYAGLERALAMQPAEIVQEVTDSGLRGRGGAAFPTGIKWKTVLGAQSATKYIVCNADEGDSGTFSDRMVMEDDPFMLIEGMTIAGLAVGAEQGYIYCRSEYPHAIAALQSAIGIASAAGWLGDDIRGSGRRFHLEVRKGAGAYVCGEETALLESLEGRRGVVRAKPPLPALKGLFGQPTVINNVISLATVPLILARGAQFYRDFGMGRSRGTLPFQLAGNIRHGGLVEKAFGVTLRELLVDYGGGTRSGRAIRAVQVGGPLGAYLPESRFDVPLDYEAYAAFGGVVGHGGIVVFDETVDMAKQARYAMEFCAIESCGKCTPCRIGSTRGVEVMDRIIAGEQPVRHVKLVRDLCDTMLNGSLCAMGGMTPYPVLSALNEFPEDFGLASNPARAA; this comes from the coding sequence ATGAGCACCGTCACCACCCTGTTCGTGCCGCGCGACTCCACCGCGCTCGCGCTGGGCGCCGATGCTGTGGCGCGCGCCATCGCGCGCGAAGCCGCCGCGCGCGGCGAGGCCGTGCGCATCGTGCGCAACGGTTCGCGCGGCATGTTCTGGCTCGAGCCGCAGGTCGAGGTGCAGACCGATGCCGGCCGCGTGGCCTACGGCCCGGTCAGCGCGGCCGACGTGCCGGGGCTGTTCGATGCCGGCCTGCTGCGGGGTGGCGCGCACGCGCTGGCGCAAGGCCCGACCGACGAGATCCCGTTCCTGAAACGACAGGAGCGCCTGACCTTCGCCCGCGTCGGCATCACCGATCCGCTGTCGCTGGACGACTACCGCGCGCACGAGGGCTACGCCGGCCTGGAACGCGCGCTGGCCATGCAGCCCGCCGAGATCGTGCAGGAGGTCACCGACTCGGGCCTGCGCGGCCGCGGCGGCGCGGCGTTCCCGACCGGCATCAAGTGGAAGACGGTGCTCGGCGCCCAGTCCGCAACCAAGTACATCGTCTGCAATGCCGACGAAGGCGACTCCGGCACGTTCTCCGACCGCATGGTGATGGAAGACGATCCCTTCATGCTGATCGAAGGCATGACCATCGCCGGCCTGGCGGTGGGCGCGGAGCAGGGCTACATCTACTGCCGTTCCGAATACCCGCACGCGATCGCCGCGCTGCAAAGCGCGATCGGCATCGCCAGCGCCGCCGGCTGGCTCGGCGACGACATCCGCGGCAGCGGCAGGCGCTTCCATCTTGAAGTGCGCAAGGGCGCCGGCGCCTATGTCTGCGGCGAGGAAACCGCGCTGCTGGAGAGCCTGGAAGGCCGGCGCGGCGTGGTGCGCGCCAAGCCGCCGCTGCCGGCGCTGAAGGGGCTGTTCGGCCAGCCCACGGTGATCAACAACGTGATCTCGCTGGCCACGGTGCCGCTGATCCTGGCGCGTGGCGCGCAGTTCTACCGCGACTTCGGCATGGGCCGCTCGCGCGGCACGCTGCCGTTCCAGCTGGCCGGCAATATCCGCCACGGCGGGCTGGTGGAGAAGGCGTTCGGCGTCACGCTGCGCGAGCTGCTGGTCGACTACGGCGGCGGCACGCGCAGCGGCCGCGCCATCCGCGCGGTGCAGGTGGGCGGGCCGCTGGGCGCCTACCTGCCCGAGTCGCGCTTCGACGTGCCGCTGGACTACGAAGCCTATGCCGCGTTCGGCGGCGTGGTCGGCCACGGCGGCATCGTGGTGTTCGACGAGACCGTCGACATGGCGAAGCAGGCGCGCTACGCGATGGAATTCTGCGCGATCGAATCATGCGGCAAATGCACGCCGTGCCGGATCGGTTCGACCCGCGGCGTCGAAGTGATGGACCGCATCATCGCCGGCGAGCAGCCGGTCCGGCACGTCAAGCTGGTGCGCGACCTGTGCGACACCATGCTCAACGGCTCGCTATGCGCGATGGGCGGCATGACGCCGTACCCGGTGCTGTCCGCGCTGAATGAATTCCCCGAGGACTTCGGCCTCGCATCCAATCCGGCCAGGGCCGCCTGA
- the fdhF gene encoding formate dehydrogenase subunit alpha: MNARNEIDFGTPASPSTEMVTLEVDGVSVTVPAGTSVMRAAMEAQIAVPKLCATDSLDAFGSCRLCLVEIEGRRGYPASCTTPVEAGMKVKTQSDKLADLRRGVMELYISDHPLDCLTCPTNGNCELQDMAGVVGLREVRYHDGGPQAASSVPTATHTQMQKDESNPYFTYDPAKCIVCNRCVRACEETQGTFALTISGRGFDSRVSPGTSQPFMESDCVSCGACVQACPTATLTETSIIKLGQPSHSTVTTCAYCGVGCSFKAEMKGNEVVRMVPYKDGKANEGHACVKGRFAWGYATHKDRILKPMIRAKITDPWREVSWEEAIDYAASEFKRIQAQHGKDSIGGIVSSRCTNEEGYLVQKLVRAAFGNNNVDTCARVCHSPTGYGLKQTLGESAGTQTFRSVEKADVIMVIGANPTDGHPVFASRMKKRLRAGAKLIVVDPRRIDLVDSPHIRADFHLQLRPGTNVALVTSLAHVIVTEGLLNEAFIAERCEDRAFGQWRDFVALPENSPEAMESVTGIPADQLRGAARLYATGGNAAIYYGLGVTEHAQGSTTVMGIANLAMATGNIGREGVGVNPLRGQNNVQGSCDIGSFPHELPGYRHVSDSTVRGLFEDAWKVEISPEPGLRIPNMFEAALAGSFKGLYCQGEDIVQSDPNTQHVSEALSSMECIVVQDIFLNETAKYAHVFLPGSSFLEKDGTFTNAERRISRVRKVMPPKARYADWEATMLLANALGYPMDYQHPSEIMDEIARLTPTFAGVSYQRLEELGSIQWPCNADAPEGTPTMHIDAFVRGKGKFIITKYVPTTERVTRAFPLILTTGRILSQYNVGAQTRRTDNVHWHAEDRLEIHPHDAEERGIKDGDWVGVQSRAGDTVLRAIVSERMQPGVVYTTFHFPESGANVITTDNSDWATNCPEYKVTAVQVLPVAQPSAWQRQYQDFNATQLRLLEAASADPAQAAG, encoded by the coding sequence ATGAACGCCCGCAACGAGATAGATTTCGGCACGCCCGCCAGCCCCTCGACCGAGATGGTGACGCTGGAGGTCGACGGCGTCAGCGTCACCGTGCCGGCCGGCACCTCGGTGATGCGCGCCGCGATGGAGGCGCAGATTGCCGTGCCCAAGCTGTGCGCCACCGACAGCCTGGATGCCTTCGGCTCGTGCCGGCTGTGCCTGGTCGAGATCGAAGGGCGGCGCGGCTATCCGGCCTCGTGCACCACGCCGGTGGAAGCCGGCATGAAGGTGAAGACCCAGAGCGACAAGCTCGCCGACCTGCGCCGCGGCGTGATGGAGCTGTATATCTCCGACCACCCGCTCGATTGCCTGACCTGCCCCACCAACGGCAACTGCGAGCTGCAGGACATGGCCGGCGTGGTCGGCCTGCGCGAAGTGCGCTACCACGACGGCGGCCCGCAGGCCGCCTCGAGCGTGCCGACCGCGACGCACACGCAGATGCAGAAGGACGAGTCCAATCCCTACTTCACCTACGATCCCGCCAAGTGCATCGTCTGCAACCGCTGCGTGCGCGCCTGCGAGGAAACCCAGGGCACCTTCGCGCTGACCATCAGCGGCCGCGGCTTCGATTCCCGCGTCTCGCCCGGCACCAGCCAGCCGTTCATGGAATCGGACTGCGTCTCGTGCGGCGCCTGCGTGCAGGCGTGCCCGACCGCGACGCTGACCGAGACCTCGATCATCAAGCTGGGCCAGCCCTCGCACAGCACCGTGACCACCTGCGCCTATTGCGGCGTGGGCTGCTCGTTCAAGGCCGAGATGAAGGGCAATGAAGTGGTGCGCATGGTGCCGTACAAGGACGGCAAGGCCAACGAGGGCCACGCCTGCGTCAAGGGCCGCTTTGCCTGGGGCTACGCCACGCACAAGGACCGCATCCTCAAGCCGATGATCCGGGCGAAGATCACCGATCCGTGGCGCGAAGTGTCGTGGGAGGAGGCGATCGACTACGCCGCGTCGGAATTCAAGCGCATCCAGGCGCAGCACGGCAAGGACTCGATCGGCGGCATCGTGTCGTCGCGCTGCACCAACGAAGAGGGCTACCTGGTGCAGAAGCTGGTGCGTGCCGCGTTCGGCAACAACAACGTCGACACCTGCGCGCGCGTGTGCCATTCGCCGACCGGCTACGGGCTGAAGCAGACCCTGGGCGAATCGGCGGGCACGCAGACCTTCAGGTCGGTCGAGAAGGCCGACGTGATCATGGTGATCGGCGCCAACCCGACCGATGGCCACCCGGTCTTTGCCTCGCGCATGAAGAAGCGCCTGCGCGCCGGCGCGAAGCTGATCGTGGTCGATCCGCGCCGCATCGACCTGGTCGATTCGCCGCATATCCGCGCCGACTTCCACCTGCAGCTGCGCCCGGGCACCAACGTCGCGCTGGTCACGTCGCTGGCGCACGTGATCGTCACCGAAGGCCTGCTCAATGAGGCCTTTATCGCCGAGCGCTGCGAGGACCGCGCGTTCGGCCAGTGGCGCGACTTTGTCGCGCTGCCGGAGAACTCGCCCGAGGCCATGGAGAGCGTCACCGGCATCCCCGCCGATCAGCTGCGCGGCGCGGCGCGCCTGTACGCGACCGGCGGCAATGCCGCGATCTACTACGGCCTGGGCGTGACCGAGCACGCGCAAGGCTCGACCACCGTGATGGGCATCGCCAACCTTGCCATGGCCACCGGCAATATCGGCCGCGAGGGCGTCGGCGTGAACCCGCTGCGCGGGCAGAACAACGTGCAGGGCTCCTGCGATATCGGCTCGTTCCCGCATGAACTGCCGGGCTATCGCCACGTGTCGGACTCGACCGTGCGCGGCCTGTTCGAAGATGCCTGGAAGGTCGAGATCAGCCCCGAGCCGGGCCTGCGCATCCCCAACATGTTCGAGGCCGCGCTGGCCGGCAGCTTCAAGGGCCTGTACTGCCAGGGCGAGGACATCGTGCAGTCGGACCCGAACACGCAGCACGTGTCCGAGGCGCTGTCGTCGATGGAATGCATCGTGGTGCAGGACATCTTTCTGAACGAGACCGCCAAGTACGCGCACGTGTTCCTGCCGGGCTCGTCGTTTCTGGAAAAGGACGGCACCTTCACCAACGCCGAGCGCCGCATCTCGCGCGTGCGCAAGGTGATGCCGCCCAAGGCGCGCTATGCCGACTGGGAAGCCACCATGCTGCTGGCCAATGCGCTGGGCTATCCGATGGACTACCAGCATCCGTCGGAGATCATGGACGAGATCGCGCGGCTGACGCCGACTTTCGCCGGCGTCAGCTACCAGCGGCTGGAGGAACTGGGCAGCATCCAGTGGCCGTGCAATGCCGACGCGCCGGAAGGCACGCCGACCATGCATATCGACGCCTTCGTGCGCGGCAAGGGCAAGTTCATCATCACCAAATATGTGCCGACCACCGAGAGGGTCACGCGTGCCTTCCCGCTGATCCTGACCACCGGGCGCATCCTGTCACAGTACAACGTCGGCGCGCAGACGCGGCGCACCGACAACGTCCACTGGCATGCCGAGGACCGGCTCGAGATCCATCCGCACGACGCGGAAGAGCGCGGCATCAAGGACGGCGACTGGGTCGGGGTGCAGAGCCGCGCCGGCGACACCGTGCTGCGCGCGATCGTCAGCGAGCGCATGCAGCCGGGCGTGGTCTACACCACCTTCCACTTCCCCGAATCGGGTGCCAACGTGATCACCACCGACAACTCTGACTGGGCCACCAACTGCCCCGAGTACAAGGTGACCGCGGTGCAGGTGCTGCCGGTGGCGCAGCCGTCGGCGTGGCAGCGCCAGTACCAGGACTTCAACGCCACGCAGCTGCGGCTGCTGGAGGCGGCCAGCGCCGATCCGGCGCAGGCCGCGGGCTGA